A window of Quercus robur chromosome 12, dhQueRobu3.1, whole genome shotgun sequence genomic DNA:
aaagcttcacaGAAGGTTCAGAGAACAAGTTCAGCTTCAAAGCATCTTTGTTTCTATCTTGCCAAAACAGAGGTATAACCGTAAACTTGTTTATGCTTATCTTATTTGATGTTTGatcatttttctgcatttatattgtTGTCAAGGAGCAATAGCCTAATATAGAGGAGTGATAATCACCAGACAAAGATCTTTCAATAATAAACATAGGGACAACACATGGGCAATTATTGTTCAATCACACCACCATTGCCCACAGATATTGACAGGGACGAATCAATCAAAGTTTTGAAAACccaaataagcaaaaaaaattaaaggaaatcTTTTTACCTGCTGCTCAATTCCAGGGACTTTAAGCACTTTCTTATTCACCTCTCTTATAATGTAAGAAAAGCAGTAAAAAATTAACGTCTTAGGCAATTGTTGTCATATAATAATAGAGAAACAAGATATAATGAATGAATAAACAAGACTAAACTCCGAAAACTGACTATGTAATTCAAAAGAAACTATCCAAAGAATAAtcttttctcaccaatattgcCAACGATGAATCAAGAAAACAGAACACTCAAATAGCAATGAGATTACCATGATAAGAAACTACATAATAAGAATCACAGTTAAGACTTACAGGTCCCTAATGGTTTGATCAAAGACCTTCTTCATTGTAGCTGTtgttcaaataaattttttcaagtcagggtgttcatttgaaccccctaaTATGAACCCCTAAAATGTATGTGCAGCTGCCCCTAATTACCGAACATAAGAAAACGAGTTTTactcacaaaaaaagaaaacgagTTAATTTTTGAACGTTTTCCCTAAAAACAAAAGGATGGTATAGCAAGTGTACTCTAGTCATGGCCCTTATGACCAATGAATATGCCTTTTTTAGtagcttttttgaaaaaaaaaaacacctgcCATTAACACGTGCAACTTTGATATTTAAATGACTAATTGTAGAGATTTGCTGATAAGGGAACTTTATCAAAGTAAATTTGTCACTCAAAAAGGTAAGTATCTTGTCAAATACTTTGTGATAAATCTCACCATACTCAAGTAGGATACTCAAAGGAGTTATCAATAAAACTTCTTGGTGAgtttatattgttgttttgaTGGCTGGATGCAAGTTAGAGTCTTTCTTAAaaatttcatataattaaataagattGAACATTGAAATTTCTGTTTAGACCCCAATGTGAATTAATGagcaaaattatcaaattatattgGTGAAGTGATCCACTCAGACAATTAATTTTTCACTATAGTTAAGCAATTAACAAATCAATAAGTAATATAAAAAGCACATTAAGCATGACATAACATTTGGTGATGAAGtggaaaatcaaagaagaataTCTTTAATGGAGAAACCACTTCGAAAAGTAGATTAGGAAAGTATATTTTTACGACCTCACTCAAGCGAGAGACATGCAAAATCTCGGACCTTTAATGTTCCACTTAAGCAAGTTTACCATCTTGCTTGAGCACACCTCACATCGCACTTCATCGATCTTGACCTTCGCTCAAGCAAACCTCTTTAGTAAGCATTTCTTTGAGTAGCTctaaatataaactaaaaaactaaCTAGATTTTCAAACGGATAAAATTACatcaataaatttgaatttattaccATAAAATGTTATGGAATGGATCAACACTAAAATCCTTACACACATGATCCTAATTCATAGTGTAATCAATAAGTTTAGTGGcacaatttaaatatatatatatatatatatatatatatttccataGCTGTTAATATTGTCTATTATAATCGGTTCATAAGAAAATAGTATCAATGATGAGTTTAtgtgaaattaaaaaatgattacTTGTACGCTTAATGTGGATTATGGACATATATAGAGAGGTGATCAAAAAGATACTGTTGTGGTGTTGATCACAAGGTTTAGATatttcaattaataaatttctcctttgaaaaaaaaaacatctcaTAATAAATAAGTTCTTTAATCATAATAAGAAGATTCCTTTATAATGATTCTTGATGGCATATTATGAATGCAAGATTTTAAAGAACATGTTTATTACTGTCATGTTTAAATTGACTACCCTTTGAGTGAGTTGAGTTGAAATCATGCTTGGTCatcttgaatttttatgtttagtaacaaagatatataacatttctctcaTATGAGGTACATCCTCATTAGTATGTTGATCATTCATTACatcctcattttattttatttttttacatcatctctgttttgaaaataaatgataggtgaaagttataataaatttatgttcaattttttctagGGATAATGATGGGAATACATGTTCCTTCTAATGTGCCCATGGAATCTACCCCATTTAAAGGGATGGAGTTTGAAGCAGATGAGATTGCATATGgtttttataatgaatatggCAGAAAGGCTGGTTTTAGTATTAGAAAAGAGtatgtaaataaatgtaaaaagacTGGTGTGGTTACTTCAAGGAGATTTGTGTGTGCAAAGGAGGGAGTTCGAGGCAAAGACAAGAGAGATCAAAATGTAAAGAATCCACGAGTAGAAACAAGATGTGGTTGTGAAGCACGTTTGGTTATTGTACTTAATCGAGATAGTAAAAAATATGTGGTGAGTGAATTTATTGCTGAGCATAACCACTATCTCCACCTTCCATCAACTGTGCACATGATGCCATCACAACGGAAAGTGGCTGCAACTCATGCTATTGAAATTGATTTGGCACATGAATCGAGATTAAGACTAAATCAATCTTATGAGCTTCTTAGTAAGCAAGTTGGTGGATATGAAAATCTTGGTTTTACCAAGCAAGATCATAAAAACTACTTACGTAGTAAGCGACAGAGAGACATGGAGCATGGGGCAGCTGCTAGCTTGGGAAGATATTTTAGTCGTCAACTTAAGGAAAATCCTTCATATTATTTTGCTACTCAATTGGACTGTGAAGAGTTGATTACTAATATCTTTTGGGCCGATGCAAGAATGATCATTGACTATAGCCACTTCGGTGATGTAATAACGTTTGATACAACGTATAGCACAAATAGAGATGCAAGGCCACTTGGACTATTTTTGGGTCTCAATCACCATAGAGAAACTGTAGTATTTGGAGGTGCACTTTTATATGATGAAACGATTGAATCTTTTGTATGGTTATTTGAGACCTTCTTAGAAGCAATGTCTGAAAAGAAGCCAATCACTATTTTCACAGATTAAGATGCAGCAATGTCAGCTGCAATAAAAGTAGTCATGCCTGAGACATATCATGCATTGTGTAGTTGGCATATGTGGCAGAATGCTGAGAAACACTTGGGTCATTTACTAAAAACTGAGCCTCAATTTAACGCTGATTTCTTAGCATGTATCTATGAGTATGACGGTGAAGATGAGTTTCTTACAGCTTGGAATGAAATGCTAGATAAGTACGATGTTCGTGAAAATAAATGGCTAATTGATCTAtttaaattgaaggaaaaatggGCCCAAGCATATGTTAAGAGAACTTTCACTGCAGGAATGAAGACAACCCAGCTTAGTGAGAGTTTCAATGCTGACTTGAAGGATTGCTTGCGTACTGATCTCAATATGGTAGAGTTTTTCACTCATTTTGAAACAATTGTCAATTAAAAGCGGGATAAGGAGTTAGAAGCAGAATACAACTCTAGACAGAAATTTCCAAGATTAAAGCTCAAAAGCTCTCCTATGCTTAACCAAGTAGCAACGGTGTACACGCCTAagttgtttgatttatttcagaCAGAAGTTGAAGAGGTAATGGCACTTTCCATCCTAGAACGCAATGTGAGTCGAACACATAGTTATGTGGTTGGAGTTTTCaatcaaaatggaaaatatgAGGTCATGTGGAATCCATTAGATGAGACTCTATCTTGTAGTTGCAGAAAGTTTGAGTCATTTG
This region includes:
- the LOC126708218 gene encoding protein FAR1-RELATED SEQUENCE 5-like: MGIHVPSNVPMESTPFKGMEFEADEIAYGFYNEYGRKAGFSIRKEYVNKCKKTGVVTSRRFVCAKEGVRGKDKRDQNVKNPRVETRCGCEARLVIVLNRDSKKYVVSEFIAEHNHYLHLPSTVHMMPSQRKVAATHAIEIDLAHESRLRLNQSYELLSKQVGGYENLGFTKQDHKNYLRSKRQRDMEHGAAASLGRYFSRQLKENPSYYFATQLDCEELITNIFWADARMIIDYSHFGDVITFDTTYSTNRDARPLGLFLGLNHHRETVVFGGALLYDETIESFVWLFETFLEAMSEKKPITIFTD
- the LOC126708219 gene encoding protein FAR-RED IMPAIRED RESPONSE 1-like, with product MSAAIKVVMPETYHALCSWHMWQNAEKHLGHLLKTEPQFNADFLACIYEYDGEDEFLTAWNEMLDKYDVRENKWLIDLFKLKEKWAQAYVKRTFTAGMKTTQLSESFNADLKDCLRTDLNMRDKELEAEYNSRQKFPRLKLKSSPMLNQVATVYTPKLFDLFQTEVEEVMALSILERNVSRTHSYVVGVFNQNGKYEVMWNPLDETLSCSCRKFESFGILCRHGLKVLDVLDIKLIPNRYIMKRWRRDAKDGSGKNCTTHNINPDTRLEYVDRFRDLCPKYIQLVNEACETKEGHNILSLAIADLKKKLCDLRNCKANVEEDIIRPSTDFANKEDQLCASITIEILAHDVMAQKQTEDISSGNITSFTQLLMSASTSSTVHQGGSSASVALASHLESTSSVVGSNEKINGAGNLLTQGSVASGGL